A DNA window from Actinokineospora baliensis contains the following coding sequences:
- a CDS encoding DUF397 domain-containing protein → MSEFRNGMAADGVPGARWRKSSRSGAVGNCVELSPVDDARTAVRDSKNPSGPALLFPGSVIASFTRAVKDGHVATTDASHAAEAYLRMLVSRGFEFLHPRDASGEIAAVVGVRAHHNVIDVVRLHAEDEVIATRLPGDTDDVLNPSVVLWHREGWAAEVLRQMIDLPDDRTPGSLGQLREDMAAVGNGCWVPTAPGRSRWLPASA, encoded by the coding sequence GTGTCTGAGTTTCGCAACGGAATGGCGGCTGACGGGGTGCCCGGAGCGCGGTGGCGCAAGAGCTCCCGCAGCGGCGCGGTGGGCAACTGCGTCGAGCTGTCGCCGGTCGACGACGCGCGCACCGCGGTCCGCGACTCGAAGAACCCCTCGGGCCCCGCGCTCCTGTTCCCCGGTTCGGTCATCGCGTCGTTCACCCGTGCCGTGAAGGACGGACACGTCGCGACCACCGACGCCTCCCACGCCGCCGAGGCGTACCTGCGCATGCTCGTCTCGCGCGGGTTCGAGTTCCTGCACCCGCGCGACGCCAGCGGTGAGATCGCCGCCGTCGTCGGGGTGCGCGCGCACCACAACGTGATCGACGTCGTCCGGCTGCACGCCGAGGACGAGGTCATCGCCACCCGCCTGCCCGGCGACACCGACGACGTGCTCAACCCCAGCGTCGTGCTCTGGCACCGCGAGGGCTGGGCCGCCGAGGTGCTGCGGCAGATGATCGACCTGCCCGACGACCGCACCCCCGGCTCACTCGGCCAACTGCGCGAAGACATGGCCGCCGTCGGCAACGGCTGCTGGGTGCCCACGGCACCGGGCCGCTCGCGCTGGCTGCCCGCCTCCGCCTGA
- a CDS encoding glycosyltransferase family 4 protein, translated as MRVLMLSWEYPPVVVGGLGRHVHAVARHLAALGHDVVVLCRHEAGTDAHTHPTEDVVHEGVRIVRVAEDPTHLVFEQDLVAWTLAMGHAMIRAGLALLTHWRPDVVHAHDWLVTHPAIALSEQAGAPLVATLHATEAGRHSGWLSHPLNQQVHSVEWWLANRADALITCSSAMRAEAAHLFEVDQDTITVIHNGIEPRDWRIPARSVRAARTRHTPDGAPLLVFFGRLEWEKGGHDLIAALAKVRRSHPGTRLVIAGKGSQAVALEELSRKLRVRRAIDFVGHLSDRELVATLSAADAVVLPSRYEPFGIVALEAAAAGAPLVASTAGGLGEVVLDNETGLSFTPGDVDALTTAIRKVLNDPPAARKRARAAKARLPEAFDWTRIATQTAEVYRSTHPTPHAPLGRPKIATGNAFA; from the coding sequence ATGCGCGTGCTGATGTTGTCCTGGGAGTACCCGCCGGTGGTCGTCGGCGGCCTCGGCAGGCACGTGCACGCCGTCGCCAGGCACCTCGCCGCGCTCGGCCACGACGTCGTCGTGCTGTGCAGGCACGAGGCGGGCACCGACGCGCACACCCACCCCACCGAGGACGTCGTGCACGAGGGCGTGCGCATCGTGCGGGTCGCCGAGGACCCCACGCACCTGGTGTTCGAGCAGGACCTGGTCGCCTGGACGCTGGCCATGGGGCACGCCATGATCCGCGCGGGCCTGGCCCTGCTCACCCACTGGCGCCCCGATGTCGTGCACGCCCACGACTGGCTGGTGACCCACCCGGCGATCGCGCTGTCCGAGCAGGCGGGCGCCCCGCTGGTCGCGACCCTGCACGCCACCGAGGCGGGCAGGCACAGCGGCTGGCTCTCGCACCCCCTCAACCAGCAGGTCCACTCCGTCGAGTGGTGGCTGGCCAACCGCGCCGACGCCCTGATCACCTGCTCCTCGGCGATGCGCGCCGAAGCCGCCCACCTGTTCGAGGTCGACCAGGACACCATCACGGTGATCCACAACGGCATCGAACCCCGCGACTGGCGCATCCCGGCCAGGTCCGTCCGGGCCGCCCGCACCCGCCACACCCCCGACGGCGCCCCCCTGCTGGTGTTCTTCGGCAGGCTCGAGTGGGAGAAGGGCGGCCACGACCTGATCGCCGCCCTCGCCAAGGTCCGCCGATCACACCCCGGCACCCGCCTGGTGATCGCAGGAAAGGGCTCCCAGGCTGTTGCGCTGGAAGAGCTGTCCCGCAAACTCCGCGTACGCCGCGCCATCGACTTCGTGGGCCACCTCTCCGACCGCGAGCTGGTAGCCACCCTCTCCGCCGCCGACGCAGTGGTGCTCCCCAGCCGCTACGAACCCTTCGGCATCGTCGCCCTAGAAGCCGCCGCCGCCGGAGCCCCCCTCGTAGCCTCCACCGCAGGCGGCCTAGGCGAAGTAGTCCTCGACAACGAAACCGGCCTCTCCTTCACCCCCGGCGACGTAGACGCCCTAACCACCGCAATCCGCAAAGTCCTCAACGACCCCCCAGCGGCACGCAAGCGGGCCAGAGCAGCCAAAGCCCGCCTCCCCGAAGCCTTCGACTGGACCCGCATAGCCACCCAAACCGCCGAGGTCTACCGCTCCACCCACCCCACCCCCCACGCCCCCCTAGGCCGCCCCAAAATAGCCACCGGCAACGCCTTCGCCTAA
- a CDS encoding cysteine desulfurase family protein has translation MTYLDHAATTPILPEAVAALTGALSNHGNASSLHSAGRRARRAVEEARESMAAALGARPSEVIFTSGGTESDNLAVKGIYWARRAADPARVRVLVSAVEHHAVLDAALWLAEHDGARVTLLEVDDFGRVHEDTLRAAIAENPDDVALVSVMWANNEVGTVNPVRELAGTCAAHGIPFHTDAVQAVGVLPVDFGRSGASALTLSGHKVGGPFGVGALLLSRDVTCTPVSHGGGQERDVRSGTLDVPAIVAMAAAVRVATEQRAQRARRLTVLRDELVAAVREVVPAAVLNGDPGESEVDGGPSRLPGNAHFSFPGCEGDSLLMLLDARGIECSTGSACTAGVAQPSHVLLAMGVEAAPARGSLRFSLGHTSTPADVAALAGAIGPVVERARNAGLAGLRRGVSPAEV, from the coding sequence ATGACCTACCTCGACCACGCGGCCACCACGCCCATCCTGCCGGAGGCGGTCGCGGCCCTGACCGGGGCGTTGTCCAACCACGGCAACGCCTCCTCGCTGCATTCCGCTGGCCGCAGGGCCCGCCGCGCCGTCGAGGAGGCGCGCGAGTCGATGGCGGCGGCCCTCGGCGCCCGGCCGTCCGAGGTGATCTTCACCTCCGGCGGGACCGAGAGCGACAACCTGGCGGTCAAGGGGATCTACTGGGCCCGCCGCGCCGCCGACCCCGCCCGCGTCCGGGTGCTGGTGTCGGCGGTGGAGCACCACGCGGTGCTCGACGCCGCGCTGTGGCTGGCCGAGCACGACGGCGCCAGGGTCACCCTGCTCGAGGTCGACGACTTCGGCCGGGTGCACGAGGACACCCTGCGCGCGGCCATCGCCGAGAACCCCGACGACGTCGCGCTGGTGAGCGTGATGTGGGCCAACAACGAGGTCGGCACGGTCAACCCGGTGCGCGAGCTGGCGGGCACCTGCGCCGCGCACGGCATCCCGTTCCACACCGACGCCGTGCAGGCGGTCGGCGTGCTGCCGGTCGACTTCGGCCGCAGCGGCGCCAGCGCGTTGACCCTGTCCGGGCACAAGGTCGGCGGCCCGTTCGGTGTCGGCGCCCTGCTGCTGAGCCGCGACGTCACCTGCACCCCGGTTTCGCACGGCGGCGGCCAGGAGCGCGACGTGCGGTCGGGCACCCTCGACGTCCCGGCGATCGTCGCGATGGCCGCCGCGGTGCGGGTCGCGACCGAGCAGCGCGCGCAGCGGGCGCGGCGGCTGACGGTGTTGCGCGACGAGCTGGTCGCGGCGGTGCGCGAGGTCGTTCCAGCCGCGGTGCTCAACGGCGACCCCGGTGAGTCCGAAGTGGATGGTGGACCGTCCAGGCTGCCCGGCAACGCGCACTTCAGCTTCCCCGGCTGCGAGGGCGACAGCCTCCTCATGCTGCTCGACGCCAGGGGCATCGAGTGCTCGACCGGTTCGGCGTGCACCGCGGGGGTGGCCCAGCCCTCGCACGTGCTGCTCGCCATGGGGGTCGAGGCGGCGCCCGCGCGCGGGTCGCTGCGCTTCTCCCTCGGCCACACCTCGACCCCGGCCGACGTCGCCGCCCTCGCCGGGGCGATCGGCCCGGTGGTCGAGCGGGCCCGCAACGCCGGGTTGGCCGGGCTGCGCCGGGGTGTGTCCCCGGCGGAGGTGTAG
- a CDS encoding lysophospholipid acyltransferase family protein: MAHDWMPTSPCGTSCLTDGEPTVGRARAALRLSGAIAVLLVAALSVPVMPVIGRAGRELLAKRIFRAVLRSFGVRLVVRGAEALRAGSSRGALVATNHISWLDIAAINAVRPMRALAKVDIRSWPVLGRVVAAAGTLFVDRERLRSLPATVAELASSLRSGSLVYVCPEGTTWCGQGMGKFRPALFQAAIDGGVPVRPIALRFHLADGRETTTPAFIGTETIVDSVRRVARLRGLVLELTVLDELAPGRAANRKELAALTEAAINSSLDRVTPIPAQRPRRRPATLRA, encoded by the coding sequence ATGGCGCACGACTGGATGCCCACCTCGCCCTGCGGCACGTCCTGCCTCACCGACGGCGAACCCACCGTCGGCCGGGCCAGGGCCGCGTTACGGCTGTCGGGGGCGATCGCGGTGCTGCTGGTGGCGGCGCTGTCGGTGCCGGTGATGCCGGTGATCGGCCGCGCGGGCCGCGAACTGCTCGCCAAGCGGATCTTCCGCGCGGTGCTGCGCTCCTTCGGCGTCCGCCTCGTGGTGCGCGGCGCGGAGGCGCTGCGGGCGGGGAGCAGCCGCGGCGCACTGGTGGCCACCAACCACATCTCGTGGCTCGACATCGCCGCGATCAACGCCGTCCGCCCGATGCGGGCCCTCGCCAAGGTCGACATCCGCTCCTGGCCCGTCCTCGGCCGGGTCGTCGCCGCGGCGGGAACGCTGTTCGTTGACCGGGAGCGCCTGCGGTCGCTGCCCGCGACGGTGGCCGAGTTGGCGTCGTCGCTGCGCTCGGGTTCGCTGGTGTACGTCTGCCCGGAGGGCACCACCTGGTGCGGCCAGGGCATGGGCAAGTTCCGCCCGGCGCTGTTCCAGGCCGCCATCGACGGCGGCGTGCCGGTCCGCCCGATCGCCCTGCGCTTCCACCTGGCGGACGGCCGGGAAACCACCACGCCCGCCTTCATCGGCACCGAAACCATCGTCGACTCCGTCCGCCGCGTCGCCCGCCTGCGCGGCCTGGTGCTGGAGCTGACCGTCCTCGACGAACTGGCCCCCGGCCGCGCCGCCAACCGCAAGGAGTTGGCCGCGCTCACCGAAGCCGCCATCAACTCGTCCCTGGACCGCGTCACCCCCATCCCCGCCCAACGCCCCCGCCGCCGCCCCGCCACCCTCCGCGCCTGA
- a CDS encoding SAM-dependent methyltransferase produces the protein MVPREPIRIDTTKASIARVYDAFLNGKDNYEIDREVLRRVQRVAPEAAQLAFDNREFLIRATRFIALQTGIRQYLDCGSGLPTAENTHQVAQRIRPDSTVVYVDNDPVVLAHGRALLEENDRTHFIAEDIFEPEQVLANETVRRNLDFTEPIALFQMGTIHHYDGARSPADIMATYVDALPAGSIVGISHFYDPETTQYSPLARRMEDVFLHSPMGTGLFRTRRAIEGMFVGLEMIEPGVELCAQWWPDGPRLRPLDEVQYCIVGGLGIKR, from the coding sequence ATGGTCCCCCGCGAACCGATCCGCATCGACACGACCAAGGCGAGCATCGCCCGGGTCTACGACGCGTTCCTCAACGGCAAGGACAACTACGAGATCGACCGCGAGGTCCTGCGCCGGGTCCAGCGAGTGGCCCCGGAGGCCGCGCAACTGGCGTTCGACAACCGCGAGTTCCTGATCCGCGCCACCCGGTTCATCGCGCTGCAGACCGGCATCCGCCAGTACCTCGACTGCGGTTCCGGCCTGCCCACCGCCGAGAACACCCACCAGGTGGCCCAACGCATCCGCCCCGACTCCACCGTCGTCTACGTCGACAACGACCCGGTGGTCCTCGCGCACGGGCGGGCGCTGCTCGAGGAGAACGACCGCACCCACTTCATCGCCGAGGACATCTTCGAACCGGAACAGGTCCTGGCCAACGAGACCGTCCGCCGCAACCTCGACTTCACCGAACCGATCGCCCTCTTCCAAATGGGCACCATCCACCACTACGACGGCGCCCGCTCCCCCGCCGACATCATGGCCACCTACGTCGACGCCTTACCGGCGGGCTCCATCGTGGGCATCTCCCACTTCTACGACCCGGAGACGACGCAGTACTCGCCCCTCGCGCGCCGGATGGAGGACGTGTTCCTGCACAGCCCGATGGGCACGGGGCTGTTCCGGACGCGGCGGGCGATCGAGGGGATGTTCGTGGGGCTGGAGATGATCGAGCCGGGGGTGGAGCTGTGCGCGCAGTGGTGGCCGGACGGACCGCGGTTGCGGCCGTTGGATGAGGTGCAGTACTGCATTGTGGGTGGGTTGGGGATCAAGCGCTGA
- a CDS encoding electron transfer flavoprotein subunit beta/FixA family protein, whose translation MPNIVVLVKQVPDTYSERRLADSDHTLDRESADAVLDEINERAVEEALLIKEAQGGEVTVLSVGPERATEAIRKALSMGADKAVHVSDPALHGACLLQTTKVLAAAIGKVDGVDLVIAGNEATDGRGGAVPAMLAEVLGYPQLTHARKVAIDGSTITVTRETDTGLTHLSATLPAVVSVGEKINEPRYPSFKGIMAAKKKPVETFTVADLGIDAGQVGLAAASTTVLEATPKPPRSAGQRVEDAGDGGSKIAEYLIGQKLI comes from the coding sequence ATGCCAAACATCGTTGTCCTGGTCAAGCAGGTGCCCGACACCTACTCCGAACGCAGGCTCGCCGATTCCGACCACACCCTGGACCGCGAGTCCGCCGACGCGGTGCTCGACGAGATCAACGAGCGCGCCGTCGAGGAGGCGCTGCTGATCAAGGAGGCGCAGGGCGGCGAGGTCACCGTGCTCAGCGTCGGACCGGAGCGGGCCACCGAGGCCATCCGCAAGGCCCTGTCGATGGGCGCGGACAAGGCCGTGCACGTGTCCGACCCCGCGCTGCACGGCGCCTGCCTGCTGCAGACCACCAAGGTGCTGGCCGCCGCGATCGGCAAGGTCGACGGCGTCGACCTGGTGATCGCGGGCAACGAGGCCACCGACGGCCGCGGCGGCGCGGTGCCCGCGATGCTGGCCGAGGTCCTGGGCTACCCGCAGCTCACCCACGCCCGCAAGGTCGCCATCGACGGCTCCACGATCACCGTCACCAGGGAGACCGACACCGGGCTCACCCACCTGTCGGCGACCCTGCCCGCGGTGGTCAGCGTCGGCGAGAAGATCAACGAGCCGCGCTACCCCTCGTTCAAGGGGATCATGGCCGCCAAGAAGAAGCCCGTCGAGACCTTCACCGTCGCCGACCTGGGCATCGACGCGGGCCAGGTGGGCCTGGCCGCGGCCAGCACCACCGTGCTGGAGGCCACCCCGAAGCCGCCGCGCTCGGCGGGCCAGCGGGTCGAGGACGCCGGGGACGGCGGCAGCAAGATCGCCGAGTACCTCATCGGCCAGAAGCTCATCTGA
- a CDS encoding MFS transporter, which translates to MTSSETVDQSAPRVHLWGPSTRATTFGILLLVTIGAFEHLGVSTALPRMLAELEGQHLYSWPFTAFLSANVVATVVSGWVCDRIGARAVLMVAPALFLLGLLVAGTAESMPVLLAARVLQGLGLGGEVVAIYVLVALVYPERVRPAAFGLLAAAWVVPSIVGPTLAGIVTERFGWRWVFLGLAPLAVLGVVLLIPSLRGLPKPDKSDSPMRKGLPLAALAAAIGIPAISWAAQHPSIATLWLGLGGLALLIPALRTLLPRGTLRGRPGLPKVILARGLFAGAFFGVEAFVPLTLTSVHGLSPALAGLPLTVGALGWSFASAWQGRRPDIPRTTLIRVGFAILAAGLAAMVFVAVPWGSPWVAAVVWTVCGAGMGLGFPSINVLALGLSPAGERGFTSSALQVSDTLFSATLVGLGGVLLAALASAAAPTGAVVPIDLVMAAVALLGAVAFRRSTDDRV; encoded by the coding sequence GTGACCAGCTCCGAGACCGTCGACCAGTCCGCTCCCCGGGTCCACCTGTGGGGCCCCAGCACCCGAGCCACGACCTTCGGGATCCTCCTCCTGGTCACCATCGGCGCCTTCGAGCACCTGGGCGTCTCCACCGCCCTGCCGAGGATGCTCGCCGAGTTGGAGGGCCAGCACCTCTACTCCTGGCCCTTCACCGCCTTCCTCTCCGCCAACGTCGTCGCCACTGTGGTGAGCGGGTGGGTCTGCGACCGCATTGGCGCAAGAGCGGTCCTCATGGTCGCCCCCGCCCTCTTCCTCCTAGGGCTTCTCGTCGCCGGCACCGCGGAGTCGATGCCTGTCCTCTTAGCCGCACGGGTTCTCCAAGGGCTAGGCCTGGGCGGCGAGGTAGTGGCCATCTATGTCCTAGTCGCGCTCGTGTACCCAGAGCGCGTCCGCCCGGCTGCCTTTGGGCTGCTCGCTGCGGCTTGGGTGGTGCCCTCCATCGTTGGCCCCACTCTGGCGGGCATCGTCACCGAGCGGTTCGGCTGGAGGTGGGTCTTCCTAGGCCTCGCACCGCTAGCCGTCCTCGGTGTGGTTCTTCTCATTCCGAGCCTGCGCGGCCTGCCGAAGCCAGACAAGTCCGATAGCCCTATGCGCAAGGGGCTCCCTCTAGCGGCACTGGCGGCAGCTATAGGCATCCCGGCGATCAGTTGGGCCGCGCAACACCCCTCTATTGCCACCCTCTGGCTAGGCCTGGGCGGACTGGCCCTCCTCATCCCCGCGCTCCGCACCCTCCTACCCCGAGGCACCCTCAGAGGGCGCCCCGGCCTCCCTAAGGTCATCCTCGCGCGCGGCCTCTTCGCAGGCGCCTTCTTCGGCGTAGAGGCGTTCGTCCCGCTCACCTTGACGAGCGTGCACGGGCTCTCTCCCGCCCTCGCGGGTCTCCCGCTTACCGTTGGCGCTCTCGGCTGGTCCTTCGCCTCCGCGTGGCAGGGCAGGCGGCCCGACATCCCGAGGACGACGCTCATCCGCGTCGGGTTCGCGATCCTGGCCGCCGGGCTGGCGGCGATGGTGTTCGTCGCCGTGCCGTGGGGGTCGCCGTGGGTGGCGGCTGTGGTGTGGACCGTGTGCGGGGCGGGGATGGGGTTGGGCTTCCCGTCCATCAACGTCCTCGCGCTGGGGCTCTCGCCCGCGGGTGAACGGGGGTTCACCTCCTCGGCGCTGCAGGTCAGCGACACCCTGTTCTCCGCGACGCTGGTCGGGCTGGGGGGTGTGCTGCTGGCCGCGCTGGCCTCGGCGGCGGCGCCGACGGGCGCGGTCGTGCCGATCGACCTGGTGATGGCCGCCGTGGCGCTGCTGGGGGCGGTGGCCTTCCGGCGGTCGACCGACGACCGGGTGTGA
- a CDS encoding electron transfer flavoprotein subunit alpha/FixB family protein: MSEVLVLVDEVDGEVKKVTFELLTAAREIGEPAAVVVAAPGTAAKVKESLAAYGAAKVYVAESDDVANYLLTPAVDVLAALVAAKSPAAVLISATADGKEIAGRLAVRTDSGLLIEAIGLESSGGDVVGVQSIFGGAFTVKAKANRGTPIVTVRPGGVDAVEAAGAAAEETVEVPAVEAAKATAITGREPIVGGDRPELTEASIVVSGGRGVGSAEKFDVVEKLADSLGAAVGASRAAVDSGYYPAQFQVGQTGKTVSPQLYVALGISGAIQHRAGMQTSKTIVAVNKDAEAPIFEIADFGVVGDLFAVAPQLTDEVAKRKG, from the coding sequence ATGTCTGAGGTACTGGTCCTCGTTGACGAGGTCGACGGCGAGGTCAAGAAGGTCACCTTCGAGCTGCTCACCGCGGCCCGCGAGATCGGCGAACCCGCTGCCGTCGTGGTCGCCGCGCCCGGCACCGCCGCGAAGGTCAAGGAGTCGCTGGCCGCCTACGGCGCGGCCAAGGTGTACGTCGCCGAGTCCGACGACGTCGCCAACTACCTGCTCACCCCCGCTGTCGACGTGCTCGCCGCCCTGGTCGCGGCCAAGTCGCCCGCGGCGGTGCTGATCTCGGCGACCGCTGACGGCAAGGAGATCGCCGGACGGCTCGCCGTGCGCACCGACTCCGGCCTGCTCATCGAGGCGATCGGCCTGGAGAGCTCCGGCGGCGACGTCGTCGGGGTGCAGTCGATCTTCGGTGGCGCGTTCACGGTCAAGGCCAAGGCCAACCGGGGCACCCCGATCGTCACCGTCCGCCCCGGCGGCGTCGACGCGGTCGAGGCCGCCGGTGCCGCCGCCGAGGAGACCGTCGAGGTCCCCGCGGTCGAGGCGGCCAAGGCGACCGCGATCACCGGCCGCGAACCGATCGTCGGCGGCGACCGGCCCGAGCTGACCGAGGCCTCCATCGTGGTCTCCGGCGGCCGCGGCGTCGGCTCCGCGGAGAAGTTCGACGTCGTCGAGAAGCTCGCCGACTCCCTCGGTGCCGCCGTCGGCGCCTCCCGCGCCGCGGTCGACTCCGGCTACTACCCGGCCCAGTTCCAGGTCGGCCAGACCGGCAAGACGGTGTCCCCGCAGCTCTACGTCGCCCTCGGCATCTCCGGGGCGATCCAGCACCGCGCGGGCATGCAGACCTCGAAGACCATCGTCGCGGTGAACAAGGACGCCGAGGCGCCGATCTTCGAGATCGCCGACTTCGGCGTCGTCGGCGACCTGTTCGCCGTCGCACCGCAGCTGACCGACGAGGTCGCCAAGCGCAAGGGCTGA
- a CDS encoding GNAT family N-acetyltransferase, with protein sequence MTQAQVLVSTAKPGIDAPTYSLLVAHDGSEVEAAQRLRYQVFAEEMGATLHTSVPGLDIDHFDPFCDHLVVREDATGEIVGTYRMLPPERAAEAGSLYSDTEFDLTALAGIRGALVETGRSCVHPDHRNGSVVSLVWAGIARYMLLSGHGFLAGCASVPLADGGSLAAGVWQSVRDKHYSDEHQRVSPRTPWDFSTVEAPARAVMPPLLKGYLRLGAKVCGPPALDADFGVADFFVLLDLANVDQRYLKFFLGE encoded by the coding sequence ATGACGCAGGCCCAGGTGCTGGTCAGCACTGCGAAGCCCGGAATCGACGCACCCACCTACTCACTGCTCGTCGCGCACGACGGCTCCGAGGTCGAGGCCGCCCAGAGACTGCGCTACCAGGTGTTCGCCGAGGAGATGGGTGCCACCCTGCACACCTCGGTGCCCGGTCTGGACATCGACCACTTCGACCCGTTCTGCGACCACCTCGTGGTCCGCGAGGACGCCACCGGCGAGATCGTCGGCACCTACCGGATGCTGCCGCCCGAGCGCGCCGCCGAGGCCGGATCCCTCTACTCCGACACCGAGTTCGACCTCACCGCGCTCGCGGGCATCCGCGGCGCGCTGGTCGAAACCGGCCGCTCGTGCGTGCACCCCGACCACCGCAACGGCTCCGTGGTGAGCCTGGTGTGGGCGGGCATCGCGCGCTACATGTTGTTGTCCGGCCACGGTTTCCTCGCCGGGTGCGCCTCGGTCCCGCTGGCCGACGGCGGATCGCTGGCCGCCGGGGTGTGGCAATCGGTGCGCGACAAGCACTACAGCGACGAGCACCAGCGCGTCAGCCCGCGCACCCCGTGGGACTTCTCGACCGTCGAGGCACCGGCGCGCGCGGTGATGCCGCCGCTGCTCAAGGGATACCTGCGGCTGGGCGCCAAGGTCTGCGGCCCGCCCGCCCTCGACGCCGACTTCGGCGTCGCCGACTTCTTCGTCCTGCTCGACCTGGCCAACGTCGACCAGCGCTACCTGAAGTTCTTCCTGGGGGAGTAG
- a CDS encoding 1,4-alpha-glucan branching protein domain-containing protein, with the protein MSEVGGFALVLHSHLPWLPHHGTWPVGEEWLYQAWAHSYLPLVDLLRRLGDEGARDVLTLGVTPVLAAQLDDPYALRAMHDWLGNWNLRAQYAGVRWQGDDPRLRTVAANEFQASATALSQFESHWRHGFSPVLRPLVDNGVIELIGGPATHPFQPLLDPRLRAFALRLGLDDTALRIGHAPKGIWAPECGYAPGMEAGYAAAGVRRFLVDGPALHGDTAFARTVGDSDVLCFGRDLEVTYRVWSPKAGYPGDSAYRDFHTYDHPTGLKPSRVTGRQVAPHDKKPYEPALAAEALQRHVHDFVDTVVRRLKELRDRHGRPGLVVSAYDTELFGHWWHEGPAWLEAVLRELIRVGVNVTTLRGAIEAGYVAGPVDLPASSWGSGKDWRVWDGAQVADLVDAGAALQRDLLDLIDTTPASTGRDPVLDQTVREALLALSSDWAFMVTKDSAADYARRRAKVHGDHYAELSALVRAGSGDRALVRARQLRGIDGLFSGLDARALRTHK; encoded by the coding sequence ATGAGCGAGGTCGGCGGGTTCGCCCTGGTCCTGCACAGCCACCTGCCGTGGCTGCCGCACCACGGGACGTGGCCGGTGGGGGAGGAGTGGCTCTATCAGGCGTGGGCGCATTCCTACCTACCGCTGGTGGACCTCCTGCGCCGCCTAGGCGATGAGGGCGCGCGCGATGTTCTCACTCTTGGCGTGACCCCGGTCCTCGCGGCCCAACTAGACGACCCTTACGCATTACGCGCGATGCACGACTGGCTCGGCAACTGGAACCTGCGAGCCCAATACGCAGGGGTCCGTTGGCAAGGCGACGATCCGAGGCTGCGCACTGTTGCCGCGAACGAGTTCCAGGCATCGGCGACGGCTCTTAGCCAGTTCGAGTCCCATTGGCGCCACGGGTTTTCCCCTGTGCTGCGGCCACTTGTCGACAATGGCGTCATAGAGCTGATCGGCGGCCCCGCGACGCACCCGTTCCAGCCCCTGCTTGACCCACGACTACGCGCGTTCGCGCTAAGACTCGGCCTGGACGACACCGCGCTTCGGATCGGTCACGCCCCTAAGGGCATCTGGGCGCCAGAGTGCGGGTACGCGCCAGGCATGGAGGCCGGGTACGCGGCAGCGGGTGTTCGACGGTTCTTAGTAGACGGCCCAGCGCTTCACGGTGACACTGCCTTCGCCCGCACAGTAGGCGACTCCGACGTCCTCTGCTTCGGCCGCGACCTAGAGGTCACTTATCGCGTGTGGTCTCCCAAAGCGGGCTACCCCGGCGACAGCGCCTACCGCGACTTCCACACCTACGACCACCCCACCGGCCTCAAGCCCTCGCGCGTAACCGGCCGCCAGGTGGCGCCACACGACAAGAAGCCCTACGAACCTGCCCTCGCCGCAGAGGCCCTTCAGCGCCACGTCCACGACTTCGTCGACACGGTCGTTAGGCGGCTCAAGGAACTCCGCGACCGGCACGGCCGCCCAGGACTCGTTGTGTCCGCCTACGACACTGAACTCTTCGGCCATTGGTGGCACGAAGGTCCCGCGTGGCTCGAAGCCGTCCTACGTGAGCTGATCCGCGTAGGCGTCAACGTGACAACTCTGCGCGGTGCCATAGAAGCCGGATATGTCGCGGGCCCTGTAGACCTACCGGCGTCCTCTTGGGGATCCGGCAAGGACTGGCGCGTCTGGGATGGCGCCCAAGTGGCCGATCTGGTGGACGCGGGTGCCGCGCTCCAGCGCGACCTGCTCGACCTCATCGACACCACGCCCGCGTCCACCGGCCGCGACCCCGTCCTCGACCAGACCGTCCGCGAAGCCCTCCTCGCCCTCTCCAGCGACTGGGCGTTCATGGTCACCAAGGACTCCGCCGCCGACTACGCCCGCCGCCGCGCCAAGGTGCACGGTGATCACTACGCGGAGCTGTCCGCGCTGGTCAGGGCCGGGTCTGGCGATCGCGCGCTGGTCAGGGCGCGGCAACTGCGGGGCATCGACGGCCTGTTCAGCGGCCTCGACGCACGCGCTCTGCGTACCCACAAGTAG